A window from Primulina eburnea isolate SZY01 chromosome 2, ASM2296580v1, whole genome shotgun sequence encodes these proteins:
- the LOC140823041 gene encoding uncharacterized protein, with the protein MMGCNGCGLRWIDIEAWIQDYDRIQSMAVKLIYAQIGCALIGSLGAFFNAVLLVNLGVSLFALVAIESSSQSLARTYAVLLFCSIFLDVFWFILFSRDIWHIPSETLGTFVAFSVKLTFTMQIIGFSVRLSSSLLWLQMYRLGVSHIDNSCLRDTDVDLRNSFLSPATPSVIRHPSGSDDAVGGSIYDPAYYSSLFEDGKDESYLCGGTQSHGISVVESASSA; encoded by the exons atgatgggCTGTAATGGATGTGGATTGAGGTGGATAGATATCGAGGCTTGGATTCAAGACTATGACAGGATTCAGTCTATGGCCGTGAAACTCATTTACGCTCAGATTGGGTGCGCGTTGATTGGATCGCTTGGGGCGTTCTTCAACGCCGTGCTGCTTGTGAATTTGGGGGTTTCGTTGTTCGCGCTCGTTGCCATTGAGAGCAGTAGTCAGAGCCTCGCTAGAACATACGCCGTTCTCCTTTTCTGCTCCATATTTCTTGACGTTTTTTGGTTCATTCTCTTCTCTCGCGATATCTG GCACATTCCATCTGAGACTCTTGGAACCTTTGTTGCCTTTTCTGTGAAGCTCACCTTTACCATGCAAATCATTGGCTTTTCTGTAAGGTTATCATCTTCGTTGTTATGGCTACAGATGTACAGACTTGGTGTTTCCCACATAGACAACTCATGTCTACGAGATACAGACGTTGATTTGAGAAATAGTTTTCTCAGTCCTGCAACTCCTTCCGTTATTAGACATCCTTCTggttctgatgatgctgttggGGGATCGATATATGATCCTGCATATTACTCGTCTCTTTTTGAGGATGGCAAAGATGAGAGTTACTTATGTGGG GGAACTCAAAGTCATGGTATTTCTGTGGTTGAGTCTGCCTCATCTGCTTAA
- the LOC140824237 gene encoding uncharacterized protein, with protein sequence MTGRRGSKRVNSSSSRPHMGPEQSHVEVRQEQPGLEMRHEQSCPETRTEQPRHETRAKKPRPNENVGNLTLEQLGQFITRTVDEAIKRNQESMFAKEQATCQEQGENDEGQKSRIEATQPLPSGLPPYFRQSNVGEYDGRTDPEDYLGRFENATLLHQYSDGIKCKEFLGTLVSSAQQWFNTLQPNSLRSFEDFLLISCTDSLEARALDIPDASPDTMISAFTQGLGGGEFFKSLVKKPPSSYDDLLSWAEKYVNLEDAQRHKRMEQRPGGIRVEGAERGGRKRGAGEREEDKVRGIGQLSSHVPLYRIRDKMMEVRDPEGSGRSRKGLRAVLDWLRRTNEKDPHPGVDRDLPQDHVINFGPEDLRDIVTPHNDALVVTAIIANYDVAKIFIDSGSSVNVLFKSTLDKMKVEGVKFEPVSTLLYGFAGHAIPPLGQIVLLLSLGTDHRRVKKMIAFTVVDNPSAYNGILGRPALKDFRAVASTYHQKLKFTVGEEVGVLYGDQNVARQCYEGVVMEEGKRARVEVNMIRK encoded by the exons ATGACAGGCAGGAGAGGGAGCAAAAGAGTTAACTCATCATCATCGCGTCCTCACATGGGACCCGAACAATCCCATGTTGAGGTGAGGCAGGAACAGCCGGGTCTTGAGATGAGGCATGAACAATCCTGTCCGGAGACAAGAACTGAACAACCTCGTCATGAGACTAGGGCCAAGAAACCCCGTCCCAATGAGaatgtggggaacttgaccctGGAACAGTTGGGCCAATTTATTACCCGGACAGTGGACGAGGCCATAAAGAGGAACCAAGAGTCTATGTTCGCTAAAGAGCAGGCCACTTGCCAAGAGCAAGGGGAAAATGATGAGGGCCAGAAGAGCAGGATTGAAGCAACACAACCCCTCCCAAGCG GGCTTCCTCCATATTTCCGGCAGTCGAATGTGGGAGAATACGATGGACGTACTGACCCAGAAGATTATTTGGGAAGGTTTGAGAACGCAACTCTGTTGCATCAGTATTCAGATGGAATTAAGTGTAAGGAATTTCTGGGCACGTTGGTGAGTTCAGCTCAGCAATGGTTTAACACCTTGCAGCCCAACTCTCTACGATCTTTCGAGGACTTTCTGCTGATTTCTTGCACAGATTCGCTAGAAGCAAGag CGCTTGATATACCAGATGCTTCCCCTGACACCATGATAAGTGCCTTTACCCAAGGACTTGGGGGAGGGGAGTTCTTTAAATCGTTGGTCAAGAAACCTCCATCAAGTTATGATGATCTGTTATCTTGGGcggaaaaatatgtaaatctaGAAGATGCCCAGCGGCATAAGAGGATGGAGCAGCGGCCTGGGGGAATTAGAGTTGAAGGAGCGGAAAGAGGAGGCAGGAAGAGAGGTGCGGGCGAGAGGGAGGAGGATAAAGTTAGGGGCATAGGACAATTATCATCCCATGTTCCTCTATATAGGATTCGTGACAAGATGATGGAGGTGAGGGATCCCGAGGGGAGTGGGAGAAGTCGCAAAGGGTTGAGAGCAGTACTAGATTGGCTTCGTAGGACAAACGAGAAAGATCCTCATCCGGGAGTCGACAGAG ACTTACCACAAGACCACGTCATCAACTTTGGGCCGGAAGACCTCCGAGACATTGTGACTCCAcataacgatgccttggtggtGACGGCCATCATTGCCAATTATGATGTGGCGAAGATATTTATTGATAGTGGAAGCTCCGTAAACGTCTTGTTCAAGAGCACGCTGGATAAAATGAAGGTGGAAGGAGTTAAGTTTGAGCCGGTCTCCACCCTGCTGTATGGGTTTGCAGGACACGCCATCCCGCCTTTGGGTCAGATTGTTCTTCTCCTATCCTTGGGGACTGATCATCGACGAGTAAAAAAAATGATAGCCTTCACCGTGGTGGATAACCCGTCAGCGTATAATGGAATTCTAGGACGGCCAGCCCTGAAGGATTTCAGAGCCGTAGCTTCCACTTATCATCAGAAGCTTAAGTTTACTGTGGGAGAAGAGGTTGGAGTTTTGTATGGGGACCAAAATGTTGCGCGTCAGTGTTATGAAGGGGTAGTGATGGAGGAGGGAAAAAGAGCACGTGTGGAGGTTAACATGATTAGGAAATGA